The DNA segment TGGAAACTTAGGAAATCTGACTGGTCCCAAAGCAAAATTTCTAAATATCACCCCTTTtctaaagactaaaaaaaaaaaaaaaaaaagcggtgGGGAATCTAGAGTGTTGTTCTGTTTTTTAACCTCTTCTCTCAGATTATCTACCCCTCCTTCTTTGATTATACACAAAAATGATTTAGTAACACTTGACTTCTGGAGATGTGGCATCTGAGATCAATCCAGTACCTAATTTCCACCCTTCCCCCTCGCACCCCCAGGGCCCTTGGAAAGGGACACCACCTCTTGAAATAGGAAGTGATGGAGGCAGTTTTTCTTCCCAGAATAGCTTAGACTACAGGGATCATCACTTTGGACTGCATGGAAGTTCTtgaaaagggaaaggagagaaggagaggcaGGGTGAAATCCCCAGCGCTCCAGAGGCAGTGAGGGCTCCCAGCCTGTGCTAGAGAACGAGAAGAACCAGCAGGCGGAAACACGGCAGTGGTGAGAGGCTGGCCAGAGCCTTCCGCGTCCCCGACACTGGGCTCCTTCACGGACAGAGTGCTCTTCCCTCTTTCAGTCCTTTCGAAAAGTGAAGAGAGCGGGTGGCCACTAAACCCGCCTGCGTGAAGGCTCTGCAAGAGGAGAGCGCAGCAGTTGAAAGCATACACCTGGAACCAAAACAAACCTATTTTGAAAAGGCAACACCCAACTTCCTCTTAGGCTTTTGGCCTGATGGGTGTCCTCCACAGAGAGATTTTGCCGGAGTCGGAAGCAACGAGAGCGTGAGTCAGGAACCACAGAGCAGGGGTGCCACGCCACCATCTGCGGAAGCCAAGGACAGGGCAAAGCTACACGGATGGGCCAACAGTCAGGCCCGCCAGCAGGGCGGGAGGCTCGGGCGCCCCACGCTCAGCTCGGAGCCCTTGCCTATCCAGGACAAGGGGCCCCagctggcagcctgctccagccaGCGTGCGCCGCCTGTGTCCCGCCCCGGCGGGCCTTCAGCTCGTGTAGTAGACGTGGAAGTAGAGAGTCTTGTTGCGCAGCAGGGAATAGGAGTTGTCGAACTTCAGGAGGTAGATGCCCTCGCCGGGGTAGTCGTGGCTGCCAGCCTGCACGTCTCGGTGGCTGTCCCGGCGGTACACGGGCATGACCTCCCCGTAGCGGCCCCGCAGGGAGCTCCTGGAGCCTCGCTCCACGTCTCCAGCTGGGACGGGGTCTGCGTGAGCAAAGGGCAGAGTGTTCGGCTATGAATTCACAGACCAAAGAGGCCTACCTGAAGGCGAGAAGATGAACCAGGTAACAAGCTGCTGGCTTTCCTCCCACGGGGCATTTGGAAATGTCTGGTGGCCTCCAGCTAGGCCATCAGAGTGACCAGTGGGTGATACCAGCATTTAGTGCCCAAGGGTTCAGGAGTGCTAAATGTCAGGATAGCACCTTCTCAACAAAGAAGTGTCTCCTTCCAAATGCCAACAGTATTTGCACTGAGAAACAATGATTTAGCCTTACAGAGCCTTCCTAGATCCAGGAGTATCTGGAAATTTCCAAGGGGGAGGGCAAGATATTTAGAAGGGAAGATTCAACAGGTCAAAGAACTCGCTAAAGGAAGTAGGAAATGCAGGTAAAGGTGCTATAGCAAGTGACCCCCAAACCCCTACTGATCCCCTGAGGAGCAAAAGATAAGATCCTAGGTTCTCCTCCTTCTTGAATACATGCAGACCTCCCTATAGACTTGCTTTTCCATGAAGAAGCAAGTTAAGGGGTTGACTGTAGGATGATATGGGAAAATCAAGGAATAAGGctaatgcttatttaaaaaaaaaaaaggcagccttAGGGCCATTGTGAGTATGCTTGTGAGTAAGGACTGGAACATAGCACAgagactatttttaaaactgctcTGGGCACGAAGGAAAAAGTAAACAGAAGTCAGCCAGCTGTGACAGACTGGAAGGAGGAGAGAACGGGTATGTTTGGCAAAGTGCAATCACTCAGCTTGGTTCCAGACCAAGAAGAAATCTAAATAttctacagagaaaaaaatataaatatccctaagagagaaataaaaaataatctcagTTTACAAACATGATCTGAAAAACACTGCCGCTACACACAGCAGCACAACACCCCTTTCCCTGCCCCCAAACCACCCCTGTCCCCAGCAGATCCTGGGGGGACAACATAGCCAGGTACAGATTAAAAAGAACATAAGCCTTCCACTCAGGCATCACTGCTACCCCACCAGAATGTTCTCTGAGGGTCGGACTTCAGCCTGCATCACTCAACTTGGCTTGCAAAGCTGAAAAGGATTCTCTGCCTGCATTCTCAGAAACAGGAGGACGGGTACAAGGCAGGAAGTGATCGCCTGGTGATAGCTAGAAATTAGGTTGAACCAGGAAAGGAGACCGGAAATTATGTTCAAATTCAATGTACCTTCGAGCTCCTCGTCTTCTTCCTCGTCTTCGTCCTCATCCTCACTGGAATCACTGACTTGCACCGTTATGTCGGTGCTGGTTACCGGGGTCCAGTCAAAGTAAACTCCAAAGCCAATGTCATAGTCATCGGTCGCAAACTCCCAGCAGACACGCTTCCCCTCGGGATGGGTCGGCACCCGGATGGTCACCACCTCCCCCCGCTTCACCACCAGACGGCTGTTCTTCTCCTTGCCCAGCTTGCTCTTGAATTCCTTCATCTTGGCAAAGGTCCAGATGCACGGAGGAGCCATGAGAGGTGGGGAGACTGAAAGGACAGGCTGCTTACTACTGAGAAAGAAACCCCGAGGAAACTGCCACACCCGGCCTTTTGCTTAGGGGAGGTGGTCACAGTCAAAGACGTTCTTCCTACTGGCTTCCTTGACTTCTGTTcacagggaaggagggagcaTTGCCCTGAGGTGGGTCAGCTGCTCAGTTCAAGAAACAGGTCTCTCTTaaactttattataaataaatatataaatatttatctatacacacacacaccaggatcGAGTACCAGACATATATATACTGAATAgagtaccatatatatatatatatataaactgaatagAGCCTACTCTATTCAGACACtggttgtttttcctctttttgtcgGATGTAATCCGatgctttctccttccttccgTTCTTTCCTTCCATCTATCTGCCTGCCCTTCTTTAAGTACCTataggaacaaaacaaaaacaccttccACGGCCCCAAAGGTCTCACCTCTCCTGTGGTCCCCCAGCAGGTCTGCAGATTCCAAATCGGCTGACAGAATACCAACAGCTCCTGTGTGCTCAGACTGGATCATCACGATGTCCCCAGACCTCTGTGGGCCATGGTACCTGGCCATCTGCACAAGAGAGTTCTGGTCACAGGACATGTTCAAAGGCAGGTTCCTATTAGCCTCTTTCGAACTGAAGGCTGCCGGCCCTGCCTTATTATTATTACCTCCACTCTCCCGACTCACAAGTCTCCTGACCCCCGTTGGTCA comes from the Budorcas taxicolor isolate Tak-1 chromosome 10, Takin1.1, whole genome shotgun sequence genome and includes:
- the TMED8 gene encoding protein TMED8, which gives rise to MSDPRAAEGPGVWSPAARRGPARGLGDGPGVEGSQAAASEDEDLENTKVTSLAASASDPEPHSSSYRSQMVSPVTEDATEDKQKAASAGEAQASVEQELLSADQTQILSKMARYHGPQRSGDIVMIQSEHTGAVGILSADLESADLLGDHRRVSPPLMAPPCIWTFAKMKEFKSKLGKEKNSRLVVKRGEVVTIRVPTHPEGKRVCWEFATDDYDIGFGVYFDWTPVTSTDITVQVSDSSEDEDEDEEEDEELEDPVPAGDVERGSRSSLRGRYGEVMPVYRRDSHRDVQAGSHDYPGEGIYLLKFDNSYSLLRNKTLYFHVYYTS